In Streptomyces sp. NBC_00433, a single genomic region encodes these proteins:
- a CDS encoding toxin glutamine deamidase domain-containing protein: MGVRSLVDALGDGGDRLLRSAKHEVGSMIDDDAHSLAAGFDAAGLHRVADWTGDTGDLVADRLGVRIAEQQLGGSDDPKDLLHGDSGRLRGAAGHLRRLHTAFDTGRAGLSRLDPGSWNGAGGDAFRAAFTPQPAAWDRAATACLEAANALERYAFTVDWAQRQAAEAVRLWTKGVRARKEAAAAYNARVDRYESALAAGGDDLPARPGPFTDPGAEDRGAAGDLLAAAREQRDTVARGAEAAVRSATGLAPGLPDFAGRFRADATDLVDDAPVRLEHFAGGLIRSGSDMVRFTRGLNPYDAYNLTHPAAYVTRLNATAAGLLDLTAHPERLPALVLGAGWGRDSDEAGGRLLGNVLLAVATDGGGTAGRNAVGRRNAVPARGAALDDIRGALRDGPDGLQPVNRAHQRMLERAVPRHPDGSFQRYPDPRGVWTRLQNDGGTRVAGRANNCADNVRAALETWYGNPQVAAARTLGRAANGKLDMVSAERFGVENGNAWGGTSIGYTGPGPAAYQRVADDLRGSGHGSSAFVHVEWWPTAAGVRTSHVFTALNHRGEVFWFDPQSGLVSTNPIHWAVRHVFHYVLDADRRPVTREPAVTAAPE; this comes from the coding sequence ATGGGCGTCCGGTCGCTGGTCGACGCGCTCGGAGACGGCGGCGACCGGCTGCTGCGCTCCGCGAAGCACGAGGTCGGCAGCATGATCGACGACGACGCCCACTCGCTGGCCGCGGGTTTCGACGCCGCGGGGCTGCACCGCGTGGCCGACTGGACCGGGGACACCGGCGACCTGGTCGCCGACCGGCTCGGGGTGCGGATCGCCGAGCAGCAACTGGGCGGGAGCGACGACCCGAAGGACCTGCTGCACGGCGACTCCGGCCGCCTCCGTGGCGCCGCCGGCCATCTGCGCCGGCTGCACACGGCCTTCGACACCGGGCGTGCGGGCCTGTCCCGGCTCGACCCCGGCAGCTGGAACGGCGCGGGCGGCGACGCCTTCCGCGCGGCCTTCACACCGCAGCCCGCGGCCTGGGACCGGGCGGCGACCGCCTGCCTGGAGGCGGCGAACGCGCTGGAGCGCTACGCCTTCACCGTCGACTGGGCGCAGCGCCAGGCCGCGGAGGCCGTCCGGCTGTGGACGAAGGGGGTACGGGCGCGCAAGGAGGCCGCGGCGGCATACAACGCGCGGGTCGACCGCTACGAGTCCGCGCTCGCGGCCGGCGGCGACGACCTCCCGGCCAGGCCTGGCCCCTTCACCGACCCGGGCGCGGAGGACCGCGGCGCTGCCGGCGACCTGCTGGCCGCGGCGCGGGAGCAGCGCGACACGGTGGCCCGCGGCGCCGAGGCGGCCGTGAGGTCCGCGACCGGTCTCGCCCCCGGGCTGCCGGACTTCGCCGGCCGCTTCAGGGCCGACGCGACCGATCTGGTGGACGACGCGCCGGTCCGCCTGGAGCACTTCGCCGGGGGGCTGATCCGCTCGGGCTCCGACATGGTGCGCTTCACCCGCGGCCTGAACCCGTACGACGCGTACAACCTGACCCATCCCGCCGCCTATGTGACGCGGCTCAATGCCACGGCCGCCGGGCTGCTCGATCTGACGGCACATCCCGAGCGGTTGCCCGCGCTGGTCCTCGGTGCCGGCTGGGGCCGCGACAGTGACGAGGCGGGCGGGCGGCTGCTCGGCAATGTCCTGCTGGCCGTGGCAACGGACGGGGGCGGTACGGCCGGCCGCAATGCGGTGGGCCGGCGGAACGCCGTACCGGCGCGCGGTGCCGCTCTCGACGACATCCGCGGCGCCCTGCGTGACGGGCCCGACGGGCTGCAGCCGGTCAACCGGGCGCACCAGCGGATGCTGGAGAGGGCGGTGCCGCGCCACCCCGACGGCAGTTTCCAGCGCTATCCGGACCCGCGCGGTGTGTGGACGAGGCTGCAGAACGACGGCGGCACCAGGGTGGCGGGACGCGCCAACAACTGCGCCGACAACGTCCGTGCCGCGCTGGAGACCTGGTACGGCAATCCGCAGGTCGCCGCGGCTCGTACGCTCGGCAGGGCGGCGAACGGAAAGCTCGACATGGTGAGCGCCGAGCGGTTCGGCGTGGAGAACGGCAACGCCTGGGGCGGCACCTCCATCGGCTACACCGGTCCCGGGCCCGCCGCCTACCAGCGGGTGGCCGACGACCTGCGCGGCTCCGGGCACGGGTCGAGCGCCTTCGTCCACGTCGAATGGTGGCCGACCGCCGCCGGTGTGCGCACCTCTCATGTCTTCACCGCGCTGAACCACCGCGGCGAGGTCTTCTGGTTCGACCCGCAGTCCGGCCTCGTGAGCACCAACCCGATCCACTGGGCGGTGCGCCATGTCTTCCACTACGTATTGGACGCCGACCGGCGCCCTGTCACCCGCGAACCGGCCGTGACCGCGGCCCCGGAGTAG